One window from the genome of Paraclostridium sordellii encodes:
- a CDS encoding cation:dicarboxylate symporter family transporter, translated as MNYTFFSEFLMVTNWLTVLSIGILVGLFFIVKKLSNKLNFTKLMIVSIVMGIGLGVVIQAIAGFPNDPTKVNWLNEVSKWYGLFGYGFMDLLKMLVVPLVFVSIVRVIMNLKEGENLGKLTGRTIIMLLGTTAIAATIGIIVGNLFQLGVGQEVVKQATEDMREITPIVDTLRGLLPSNPVDAMAKANVVAIVIFAGFLGIAIKRLSKKHAQTIKPFVDLIEAFYKIIISVSITVIKLMPYAVVALMATSIVDRGITSIIDVIDFILALYVSVIIMFIVHLIIISINGVNPLKYLKNVSKPLILAFTSRSSLGTLPVTIETLTDNLKVDQGISSFVGSLGANMGMNGCAGIYPALMAVTVANMSGTPMNFSFYIMLLIVITISSLGIAGIPGTATMSVSVVISGMGMGAYFPLLGGILAIDPILDMGRTMLNVNGAMASTIAVANSFNEIDKKNIK; from the coding sequence GTTAAAAAATTAAGTAACAAATTAAATTTTACTAAATTGATGATTGTATCAATTGTAATGGGTATTGGATTAGGAGTAGTGATTCAAGCCATAGCAGGATTCCCAAATGACCCAACAAAGGTGAATTGGCTAAATGAAGTATCTAAATGGTATGGATTATTTGGATATGGATTTATGGATCTTTTAAAAATGCTAGTGGTACCTTTAGTATTTGTATCAATTGTAAGAGTGATTATGAACCTAAAAGAAGGTGAAAATCTAGGAAAACTTACAGGTAGAACTATAATCATGTTACTTGGAACAACAGCTATAGCTGCTACAATAGGAATAATAGTTGGTAATTTATTCCAGTTAGGAGTAGGCCAAGAAGTTGTAAAACAAGCTACTGAGGATATGAGAGAGATAACACCTATAGTAGATACTTTAAGAGGTTTACTACCATCAAACCCGGTGGATGCTATGGCTAAAGCTAATGTAGTAGCAATAGTTATATTTGCAGGATTCTTAGGAATAGCAATAAAGAGACTTAGTAAAAAACATGCACAAACAATTAAGCCTTTTGTAGACTTAATTGAAGCATTTTATAAAATAATAATAAGTGTGTCTATAACGGTTATAAAATTAATGCCTTACGCAGTTGTTGCACTTATGGCAACATCTATAGTAGATAGAGGAATAACATCTATAATAGATGTTATAGATTTTATATTAGCGTTATATGTAAGTGTTATTATAATGTTTATAGTACATTTAATAATAATATCAATAAATGGTGTTAATCCATTAAAATATTTAAAGAATGTATCAAAACCACTTATATTGGCTTTTACATCAAGATCAAGTTTAGGGACTTTGCCAGTAACTATTGAGACACTTACAGATAATTTAAAAGTAGATCAAGGAATATCTAGTTTCGTTGGAAGCTTAGGAGCTAATATGGGGATGAATGGATGTGCAGGAATATATCCTGCATTAATGGCTGTTACTGTTGCCAATATGTCAGGAACTCCAATGAATTTTAGTTTCTATATAATGTTACTTATAGTAATAACTATAAGTTCGTTAGGTATTGCGGGTATACCAGGAACAGCTACAATGTCTGTATCAGTAGTTATATCAGGTATGGGTATGGGTGCGTACTTCCCATTATTAGGAGGAATACTTGCTATAGATCCTATACTAGACATGGGGCGTACAATGCTTAATGTAAATGGTGCAATGGCTTCAACAATAGCAGTTGCAAATTCATTTAATGAAATTGATAAAAAGAATATAAAATAA